One Pseudostreptobacillus hongkongensis genomic region harbors:
- a CDS encoding restriction endonuclease subunit S, with protein MGSISCYYILINNISDDIKAVYASYLIKMTPNMSITDRYFKLYFETDLYRKLLKDKARGTGQPNVNVPSLNALLFPLPPIEEQKDIVCILESVLDRENRVSELLSLMESISLLEKSILDKVFRGKI; from the coding sequence ATGGGAAGTATTTCTTGTTATTATATTTTAATAAATAATATATCAGATGATATAAAGGCTGTTTATGCATCATATTTAATAAAGATGACACCGAATATGAGTATAACTGATAGATATTTTAAATTATATTTTGAAACAGATTTATATCGGAAGTTATTAAAGGATAAAGCTAGAGGTACAGGACAACCTAATGTAAATGTTCCATCATTAAATGCTTTATTATTCCCCCTACCCCCAATAGAAGAACAAAAAGATATAGTATGCATATTAGAATCAGTACTTGATAGGGAAAATAGGGTATCTGAGTTATTAAGTTTAATGGAGTCTATTTCTTTACTTGAAAAAAGTATACTTGATAAGGTTTTTAGAGGTAAGATATAG
- a CDS encoding dual specificity protein phosphatase family protein codes for MKKIFIPILFIFSLISFSKEWAKPINTDLNFYQIDNNVYRSQQLESSEADLLKKLEIKTIINLRYFSPNHDKQNFGTSDFKLINIPLITWSISNDEIAKVLYTIEKEKKNGGVLIHCYHGSDRTGLISGMYRIIYQNWTIEEAKDELKNGPYGYHTIWFNILNTFKEDNIKDIKKEIELLRRIG; via the coding sequence ATGAAAAAAATATTTATTCCTATATTATTTATATTTAGTTTAATTTCTTTTTCAAAAGAATGGGCAAAACCTATAAATACGGATCTTAATTTTTATCAAATAGATAATAATGTATACAGAAGTCAACAATTAGAATCAAGTGAAGCTGATCTATTAAAAAAACTTGAAATCAAAACTATAATAAACCTAAGATATTTTAGCCCAAACCATGATAAACAAAATTTTGGAACATCTGATTTTAAGCTAATTAATATACCTTTAATTACATGGTCTATATCTAATGATGAAATTGCAAAAGTACTGTATACCATAGAAAAAGAAAAGAAAAATGGTGGAGTTTTAATACATTGTTATCACGGTTCAGACAGAACTGGTTTAATTTCGGGAATGTATAGGATTATATATCAAAACTGGACTATTGAAGAAGCTAAAGACGAGTTAAAAAATGGTCCTTATGGATATCATACAATATGGTTTAATATATTAAATACATTTAAAGAAGATAATATTAAAGATATTAAAAAAGAAATTGAATTATTAAGAAGAATAGGATAG
- a CDS encoding DUF4334 domain-containing protein, translated as MNKREEFNVLINKKDLKEEELWNFFDTLEEADINMMQGSWIGGQIYAGNHPLADLFDIVGWRGKEFVDENNVHPLVFNGRRGDIFKVNPDIVPYVFPYKLIPNLFLKSFVFLAKPLISTKKSKAVIRMIEDRGVITCAMMYDNKQIIDVFRKVDNNTVMGYMYIKNLNSDTFFFSLRRENVEDNK; from the coding sequence ATGAATAAAAGAGAAGAATTTAATGTATTAATAAATAAAAAAGATCTTAAAGAAGAAGAATTATGGAATTTTTTTGATACTTTGGAAGAAGCTGATATAAATATGATGCAAGGTAGTTGGATAGGTGGGCAAATATATGCAGGAAATCACCCACTTGCAGACTTATTTGATATAGTTGGATGGAGAGGTAAAGAATTTGTAGATGAAAATAATGTTCATCCATTAGTTTTTAATGGTAGAAGAGGTGATATATTTAAAGTTAATCCAGATATAGTTCCTTATGTTTTTCCCTATAAATTAATACCTAACTTATTTTTAAAATCATTTGTTTTTTTAGCAAAACCTTTAATATCAACTAAAAAGAGTAAGGCAGTAATTAGAATGATAGAAGATAGAGGTGTGATAACCTGTGCTATGATGTATGATAATAAACAAATAATTGATGTTTTTAGAAAAGTTGATAATAATACCGTAATGGGATATATGTATATAAAAAATTTAAATAGTGATACTTTCTTTTTTAGTTTACGTAGAGAAAATGTGGAGGATAATAAATGA
- a CDS encoding DUF7916 family protein — protein MKRLLSCNASDFKKMNKDELLNAIKASEGRVVLSENIASGPSLDPSVTNSEVARAFGADLILLNVIDVFDVKITGLPQSNEPIKLLKELVGRPVGVNLEPVDTSANMLESMDNIANGRKSSIESLKRANELGFDFICLTGNPATGVTNKEIIEAIKLAKINFDGIIIAGKMHGSGVNENILDEDAINKFIEAGADIILVPAVGTVPGITQEELTKIVKNIHSKGRLVMSAIGTSQESSRKEVVREIALMNKMVGVDIQHTGDGSHFGVSPYENIFEISMTIRGARHTINMIARSNLR, from the coding sequence ATGAAAAGATTATTAAGTTGTAATGCAAGTGATTTTAAAAAAATGAATAAGGATGAATTATTAAATGCTATTAAAGCAAGTGAAGGTAGAGTTGTACTCTCAGAAAATATTGCAAGTGGACCATCTCTTGATCCAAGTGTTACAAATAGTGAGGTTGCACGTGCTTTTGGTGCAGATTTAATATTACTGAATGTTATAGATGTATTTGATGTAAAAATTACAGGGTTACCTCAAAGTAATGAACCTATAAAACTATTAAAAGAATTAGTGGGAAGACCTGTAGGAGTTAATCTTGAACCTGTTGATACAAGTGCTAATATGTTAGAAAGTATGGATAATATTGCAAATGGAAGAAAAAGTAGTATAGAAAGTTTAAAACGTGCAAATGAGTTAGGTTTTGACTTTATATGCCTTACTGGAAATCCTGCAACAGGTGTTACAAATAAGGAAATAATAGAAGCTATAAAACTTGCAAAAATTAATTTTGATGGAATAATTATAGCTGGTAAAATGCATGGTTCTGGTGTAAATGAAAATATATTAGATGAAGATGCTATAAATAAATTTATAGAAGCTGGTGCAGATATTATACTTGTACCTGCTGTAGGAACGGTTCCTGGTATAACTCAAGAGGAACTTACAAAAATTGTAAAAAATATACATTCTAAAGGTAGACTTGTTATGTCTGCAATAGGTACAAGTCAAGAAAGTTCAAGAAAAGAAGTTGTAAGGGAAATAGCTCTTATGAATAAAATGGTAGGAGTTGATATACAACATACAGGTGATGGTAGTCATTTTGGAGTTAGTCCTTATGAAAATATATTTGAAATTTCTATGACTATTAGAGGGGCTAGACATACAATAAATATGATAGCTAGATCAAATTTAAGATAA
- a CDS encoding BglG family transcription antiterminator, translating to MLNSREIEILEILIQNPEINIDYLCEYFDISKRTIQYNISNINYYLFKRDLSKINIKDNRFIVQIKEIERFIDDLKNSNYISKEDYNDLIYLYLIFNDNGLNISQVSKRLNISRNTLKSELNNINEKLEYIHSKGYYIKIDNSSKIEILDKIYRNSHLKEFFLEIIDGALIFKIEEFLKDISKKIKLNISSDVYQKLIFSIYCSIKYPEKSLNTFILNEDNEKIKEVFEKYFEGNAGFNFIADIIIGLSLNPNLESWLDESFLIKKMIKEVSDDIGIDLTEDKILYDFLLSHIKVSIYRLKKNIKLTNPVYEQMYINEDGILDSIRGAVSEMENIFEIKFTDIELSLIAYHFKASIDRTGTTNRKKVILVCGLGYGASRILEYNLKEKFDIDILDVLPSYMISKDIVDNKNVDYILTTVDLEFDSIKINPILQIEDYNKLELLGIKRKKDKIELSDFIEDLNEISNFNKNELEKLLLNKYGNVFFKGFKTKSTLINFLTEDKVEFVDNVKDWQEAFNILGKNMLRHKSITQEYIVEMINMVEKIGPYMVIDDGIALPHAKPEHGVLKTDVSILIIKDGVMIKDRKVYIMFCFSTINENSHLELLSDIYKLIMKDNFLKEILELKDYKQLIKYIEKSLIRR from the coding sequence ATGCTAAATTCAAGAGAGATTGAAATTTTAGAAATATTAATACAAAATCCAGAAATCAATATAGATTATTTATGTGAATATTTTGATATTTCTAAAAGAACAATACAATATAATATAAGTAATATAAATTATTATTTATTTAAAAGAGATTTATCAAAAATTAATATTAAAGATAATAGATTTATAGTTCAAATTAAAGAAATAGAAAGATTTATTGATGATTTAAAAAATTCAAACTATATTTCAAAAGAAGACTATAATGATCTTATATATCTATATTTAATATTCAATGATAATGGACTTAATATATCACAAGTTTCTAAGAGACTTAATATTTCAAGAAATACTTTAAAGTCAGAGCTTAATAATATTAATGAAAAACTAGAATATATACATTCTAAGGGATACTATATTAAAATTGATAATTCAAGTAAGATAGAAATACTAGATAAAATATATAGAAATTCGCATTTAAAAGAATTTTTCTTAGAAATTATAGATGGAGCATTAATATTTAAAATAGAAGAATTTTTAAAGGATATTTCTAAAAAAATAAAATTAAATATTAGTTCAGATGTATATCAAAAATTAATATTTTCAATATATTGTTCTATAAAATATCCTGAGAAATCTTTAAATACATTCATTTTAAATGAAGATAATGAAAAGATAAAGGAAGTATTTGAAAAATATTTTGAAGGAAATGCAGGGTTTAATTTTATAGCAGATATAATAATAGGGCTATCATTAAATCCTAACCTTGAATCATGGCTTGATGAAAGCTTTCTTATAAAAAAAATGATAAAAGAAGTAAGTGATGATATAGGTATAGATTTAACTGAAGATAAAATATTATATGATTTTTTATTAAGCCATATAAAAGTATCAATTTATAGACTTAAGAAAAATATTAAACTTACAAATCCAGTATATGAACAAATGTATATAAATGAAGATGGTATATTAGATAGTATAAGAGGTGCTGTTTCTGAAATGGAAAATATATTTGAGATTAAATTTACAGATATAGAATTATCATTAATAGCATATCACTTTAAAGCATCTATAGATAGAACGGGAACTACTAATAGAAAAAAAGTTATACTTGTTTGTGGATTGGGTTATGGAGCTTCAAGAATATTAGAATACAATTTAAAAGAAAAATTTGATATAGATATATTAGATGTTTTACCATCATATATGATATCTAAAGATATAGTGGATAATAAAAATGTGGACTATATCTTAACTACAGTAGATCTTGAATTTGATTCTATAAAGATTAACCCTATATTACAGATAGAGGACTATAACAAACTAGAGCTTTTAGGAATTAAAAGAAAAAAAGATAAAATAGAGTTATCAGATTTTATAGAAGATTTAAATGAAATTTCTAATTTTAATAAAAATGAGCTTGAAAAACTATTATTAAACAAATATGGTAATGTATTTTTTAAAGGTTTTAAAACAAAATCAACCTTGATTAATTTTTTGACCGAAGATAAAGTAGAGTTTGTAGATAATGTTAAAGATTGGCAAGAAGCCTTTAATATTTTAGGTAAGAATATGTTAAGACATAAATCTATAACACAAGAATATATTGTAGAAATGATAAATATGGTAGAAAAAATAGGACCATATATGGTTATTGATGATGGAATTGCACTTCCACATGCAAAACCAGAACACGGTGTTTTAAAAACAGATGTGTCAATATTAATAATAAAAGATGGGGTTATGATTAAAGATAGAAAAGTATATATTATGTTTTGCTTTTCAACTATAAATGAAAATTCTCATTTAGAATTATTAAGTGATATATATAAATTAATAATGAAGGATAATTTTTTAAAAGAAATATTGGAATTAAAAGATTATAAACAATTAATCAAATATATAGAGAAATCGTTAATTAGGAGATGA
- a CDS encoding PTS sugar transporter subunit IIA — protein sequence MFSSKNVRVVDSAKDWQESIEIAAKPLIELGKIEERYITSMIESIKKLGFYVVLAENLAMPHARPEDGVNETGVSFLKVNEGVFYGDDKIYLIFVLAAKDSNSHLETIEGLVDIFQDEDKINKLIESKIQEDILKILN from the coding sequence ATGTTTAGTAGTAAAAATGTAAGAGTGGTTGATAGTGCAAAAGATTGGCAAGAATCTATTGAAATTGCAGCTAAACCTTTAATAGAGTTAGGTAAGATAGAAGAAAGATATATTACAAGTATGATAGAGTCTATAAAAAAACTAGGATTTTATGTAGTCCTTGCTGAAAATTTAGCTATGCCTCATGCTAGACCTGAAGATGGAGTAAATGAAACAGGTGTATCTTTTTTAAAAGTAAATGAAGGAGTTTTTTATGGCGATGATAAAATATATTTAATATTTGTATTAGCGGCTAAAGATTCAAACTCACATTTAGAAACTATAGAAGGACTTGTTGATATATTCCAAGATGAAGATAAAATAAATAAATTAATAGAATCTAAAATACAAGAAGATATATTAAAAATATTAAATTAG
- a CDS encoding PTS sugar transporter subunit IIB: MKILAVCGSGLGSSFMLEMNVKKVLKKIGFEAEVEHSDLASVTPNSADLFVMGRDIAESATVPKDKIVILNSIISMPELEEKLTERLK, encoded by the coding sequence ATGAAAATTTTAGCAGTATGTGGTTCAGGATTAGGATCAAGTTTTATGTTAGAAATGAATGTTAAAAAAGTTTTGAAAAAAATAGGATTTGAGGCTGAAGTAGAACATTCAGATTTAGCTTCAGTTACACCAAATAGTGCAGACTTATTTGTTATGGGAAGAGATATAGCAGAAAGTGCTACAGTACCTAAAGATAAGATAGTTATATTAAATAGTATAATAAGCATGCCAGAACTTGAAGAAAAATTAACAGAAAGATTAAAATAA
- a CDS encoding PTS ascorbate transporter subunit IIC: MISLLNLIVGILKTPSILVGLIALVGLVLQGKPLTDVIKGTIKTIMGFLILGAGADLIVASLSPMGQIFEQAFHITGVVPNNEAIIAVALKDFGTPTALIMALGMVANILIARFTRLKYIFLTGHHTLYMACMIAVMLTIAGFSGSMLVIVGSVLLGLTMAVFPALAQPFMKGITGDDSVAFGHFSTLGYILSGYIGKAVGKGSKSTEEMELPKNLSFLRDSSISISLTMMVIYLVLAIAAGSEFVSTLSDGQNYIVFVLIKAIAFAGGVFVVLQGVRLILNEIVPAFTGISEKLVPNAKPELDCPIVFPYAPNAVLIGFLFSFLGGIVGLVLLWVFKGIFALPLILPGVVPHFFCGATAGVFGNSTGGRKGAMIGAFANGLLLTALPAVLFPLLATLGFAGSTFSDADFATLGIILGGASKVLSPTVITCIIFAIVILLVGHNFIAKKED, encoded by the coding sequence ATGATATCATTATTAAATTTAATCGTAGGGATATTAAAAACACCATCAATTCTTGTTGGGTTAATAGCTCTAGTAGGATTAGTATTACAAGGAAAACCATTAACAGATGTAATTAAAGGAACAATTAAAACTATAATGGGATTCTTAATTTTAGGAGCAGGAGCAGATTTAATCGTTGCATCACTTTCTCCTATGGGTCAAATTTTTGAACAAGCATTTCATATTACAGGAGTAGTTCCTAATAATGAAGCAATTATAGCTGTTGCATTAAAAGACTTTGGTACACCAACTGCATTAATTATGGCTTTAGGTATGGTTGCTAATATTTTAATTGCTCGTTTCACTCGTTTAAAATATATATTCTTAACAGGTCACCATACTTTATACATGGCTTGTATGATAGCTGTTATGTTAACTATAGCAGGATTTAGTGGAAGCATGCTTGTAATTGTTGGATCAGTATTATTAGGATTAACAATGGCAGTATTCCCAGCACTTGCTCAGCCATTTATGAAAGGTATTACAGGTGATGATAGTGTTGCATTTGGTCACTTTAGTACTTTAGGATATATCTTATCAGGATATATAGGAAAAGCTGTAGGTAAAGGTTCTAAATCAACTGAAGAAATGGAACTTCCTAAGAACTTATCATTCTTAAGAGATAGTTCAATTTCAATTTCATTAACAATGATGGTAATTTACTTAGTTCTAGCAATAGCTGCAGGAAGTGAATTTGTTTCAACTCTTTCTGATGGACAAAACTATATAGTATTTGTATTAATTAAAGCAATAGCATTTGCTGGAGGAGTATTCGTAGTATTACAAGGTGTTAGATTAATATTAAATGAAATAGTTCCAGCATTTACAGGAATTTCTGAAAAATTAGTTCCTAATGCAAAACCTGAACTTGATTGTCCTATAGTATTCCCTTATGCACCAAATGCTGTATTAATAGGGTTCTTATTCAGCTTCTTAGGAGGTATAGTTGGTTTAGTTCTATTATGGGTATTTAAAGGAATATTTGCATTACCATTAATCTTACCAGGTGTAGTACCTCACTTCTTCTGTGGAGCAACTGCAGGGGTATTTGGTAACTCAACAGGTGGTAGAAAAGGTGCTATGATAGGAGCATTTGCTAATGGATTATTATTAACAGCATTACCAGCAGTATTATTCCCATTACTTGCAACTTTAGGATTTGCAGGATCTACATTCTCAGATGCAGACTTTGCAACTTTAGGTATAATATTAGGAGGAGCTTCTAAAGTATTATCACCAACAGTAATAACTTGTATCATATTTGCAATAGTAATATTACTTGTAGGACATAACTTTATAGCTAAAAAAGAAGATTAA
- a CDS encoding transketolase, with the protein MENTKNFARDIRVSVIKMLNNLGFGHYGGSLSVVETLAVLYNDVMKYDPKNPLDENRDYFVLSKGHAGPALYSALALKGFFDVNELMSLNVNGTNLPSHPDRLKTKGVDVTTGSLGQGISIASGIAKGLKIQKKDNKVFCIIGDGEAQEGQVWEAMQFIAHNNLNNMVIFIDYNKQQLDGYLEDILKPYSFEDKARSFGLDSLTVKGYDVEAIYNAIKSQKDKPLVIVLDTIKGQGVKFIEEFKGNHHIRPSVEVKKQLEEIVEKLERGYDV; encoded by the coding sequence ATGGAAAATACTAAAAATTTTGCACGTGACATTAGAGTTAGTGTTATTAAAATGTTAAATAATCTTGGATTTGGACATTATGGAGGAAGTTTATCAGTTGTTGAAACGCTTGCTGTTTTATACAACGATGTAATGAAATATGATCCTAAAAATCCATTAGATGAAAATAGAGATTACTTTGTTTTATCAAAAGGACATGCAGGGCCTGCTTTATACAGTGCCCTTGCATTAAAAGGTTTCTTTGATGTAAATGAATTGATGAGTTTAAACGTAAACGGAACTAATTTACCAAGCCATCCAGATAGACTTAAAACAAAAGGTGTAGATGTTACTACAGGATCTTTAGGTCAAGGGATATCTATAGCTTCAGGTATTGCAAAAGGTTTAAAAATACAAAAAAAAGATAATAAAGTATTTTGTATTATAGGTGACGGAGAAGCTCAAGAAGGACAAGTTTGGGAAGCTATGCAATTTATTGCTCATAATAATTTAAATAATATGGTAATATTTATAGATTATAACAAACAACAATTAGATGGATATTTAGAAGATATATTAAAACCATATTCATTTGAAGATAAGGCACGTTCTTTTGGTCTTGATTCATTAACAGTTAAAGGTTATGATGTAGAAGCAATTTATAATGCAATTAAGTCACAAAAAGATAAACCTTTAGTTATAGTACTTGATACTATAAAAGGACAAGGTGTTAAATTTATAGAAGAATTTAAAGGGAATCATCATATTAGACCTAGTGTTGAAGTTAAAAAACAATTAGAAGAAATTGTTGAAAAACTAGAAAGGGGATATGATGTATAA
- a CDS encoding transketolase family protein → MYKVYNGETVKESKELRKVVCEKMDEFMSKDEKVVLLDADLMGSLGSLSLKDKFNDRVINVGIMEAQEISSAAGLRLTGLKPFVHTFTAFASRRCLDQIFISSLYQKNPMTVIASDAGIQAVHNGGTHMSFEDMGLIRGLANSVVIEPTDSNVLSSVLEEVYRNDDKFYWIRLTRKNVFKVYEEGSKFEIGKGNLLKEGKDVTIIAIGMMVKEAQNAASMLEKEGISVTVIDMFTLKPIDKDMIIKYCKDTKLVVTAENHSITNGLGSAVAEVLSENCPKKLVRVGVKERFGQVGTLEFLQEEYELRAEDIYKAVKNNL, encoded by the coding sequence ATGTATAAAGTATACAATGGAGAAACTGTAAAAGAAAGTAAAGAACTTAGAAAAGTTGTCTGTGAAAAAATGGATGAGTTTATGAGTAAAGATGAAAAAGTTGTTTTACTTGATGCAGATTTAATGGGATCTTTAGGATCTTTAAGTTTAAAAGATAAATTTAATGATAGAGTGATAAATGTAGGTATAATGGAAGCTCAAGAAATATCATCAGCAGCTGGACTTAGACTTACAGGACTTAAACCTTTTGTTCATACATTTACTGCATTTGCAAGTAGAAGATGTTTAGATCAAATATTTATATCTTCACTTTACCAAAAAAATCCAATGACAGTTATAGCTTCTGATGCAGGAATTCAAGCTGTTCATAATGGTGGAACTCATATGTCTTTTGAAGATATGGGACTAATAAGAGGTCTTGCAAATTCTGTAGTTATAGAACCAACAGATTCTAACGTATTAAGTAGTGTGTTAGAAGAAGTATATAGAAATGATGATAAATTCTATTGGATTCGTTTAACTAGAAAGAATGTGTTTAAGGTATATGAAGAAGGTTCTAAATTTGAAATAGGTAAAGGGAACCTTTTAAAAGAAGGGAAAGATGTTACTATAATTGCTATAGGTATGATGGTAAAAGAAGCACAAAATGCAGCAAGTATGCTTGAAAAAGAAGGTATTTCTGTAACAGTAATTGATATGTTTACATTAAAACCTATAGATAAAGATATGATAATTAAATATTGTAAAGACACAAAACTTGTAGTAACTGCTGAAAATCATAGTATAACTAATGGTCTTGGATCTGCAGTAGCTGAAGTTTTATCTGAAAATTGTCCTAAAAAACTAGTTAGAGTTGGAGTTAAAGAAAGATTCGGACAAGTAGGGACATTAGAATTTTTACAAGAAGAATATGAATTAAGAGCTGAAGATATATATAAGGCTGTTAAAAATAACTTATAA